One segment of Treponema pectinovorum DNA contains the following:
- a CDS encoding FapA family protein, which yields MVTLTKLRDDMIELQKADQNIKSVEIHADTLEAALSDAAIQLNTKISNLEYEVKERGLDGFFGIAKKPWTLIVYQSAESVAKIAKAKEFHALGVQSLTEENLKIDKDGEFFIHRFGQEIYLKVNLPVGEGKPVNANEIVNELKRPDTKDFDESKIKKYAKTGTEGVYEDIGSYVRTPANDAIFVIDIAKDEMKATCTINAPSLGGADVSHKQIVTALKNQGVVAGISDEKIEALVDRPVYDIPVVVAEAVAPVDGRDAYIAYNFETDRSKIRAKEAANGQVNFKELNLIQNVVEGQPLAQKMLPERGKAGKTIFGRYLEAKNGKDINLPLGKNVKVDTDGRTILAACNGQVLLINDKINVEPIMEVEGVNIKTGNITFLGTVVVSGNVEDGYDIKASGNIEINGAVGASRLESDGDIIVSQGVVGRDECEIKCGGSLWAKFIQNSKVEVEENIIVNDSIMNSEVSAQKRIILQGKRAQITGGHLFATETVLAKNIGSAGGGTETIIEVGVDPRSKRRLAELLEMQANNLKELEGLDLNIQTLENTKKIRKVLPSDKEENLKKFTLRKNEIKNENDTFNKEIESIQAHLRELKNIGKVYASGTVYSGVKIFVRDEKDEVRADVKNVTFYYEEGFVRRGKYEQPTFDDVKGPDGYSTN from the coding sequence ATGGTTACACTTACAAAACTTAGAGATGATATGATTGAACTGCAAAAAGCAGATCAGAACATAAAGAGTGTAGAAATTCACGCGGATACCTTAGAAGCGGCACTTTCCGACGCTGCCATTCAGTTAAACACAAAAATTTCAAATCTTGAATACGAAGTAAAAGAACGTGGACTTGACGGATTTTTTGGGATTGCAAAAAAACCTTGGACTTTAATCGTCTATCAAAGCGCAGAATCAGTCGCAAAAATTGCAAAAGCAAAAGAATTTCATGCTTTGGGCGTTCAGAGTTTGACCGAAGAAAATTTAAAAATCGACAAGGACGGAGAATTCTTTATTCATCGTTTTGGTCAAGAAATATATCTCAAGGTCAATCTTCCAGTTGGAGAAGGAAAACCTGTAAATGCAAACGAGATTGTAAACGAGTTAAAACGCCCAGATACAAAAGATTTTGATGAAAGCAAAATTAAAAAATATGCAAAGACAGGAACAGAAGGGGTTTACGAAGATATTGGCTCGTATGTTAGAACTCCCGCTAATGATGCGATATTTGTAATTGATATTGCAAAAGATGAAATGAAAGCAACTTGCACTATAAATGCGCCTTCTTTGGGTGGAGCGGACGTAAGCCATAAACAGATAGTAACAGCTCTAAAAAATCAAGGTGTTGTTGCAGGGATTTCTGATGAAAAAATTGAAGCTCTCGTCGACAGACCTGTATACGACATTCCAGTTGTAGTTGCCGAAGCGGTAGCTCCAGTCGACGGACGAGATGCTTACATAGCATATAATTTTGAAACAGACCGTTCGAAAATCCGTGCAAAAGAAGCCGCAAATGGACAGGTCAATTTTAAAGAGTTGAATTTGATTCAAAACGTTGTTGAAGGTCAACCACTTGCACAAAAAATGCTGCCAGAACGAGGAAAAGCGGGAAAAACGATTTTTGGACGATACCTAGAAGCAAAAAATGGAAAAGATATAAATCTTCCTTTGGGTAAGAACGTAAAAGTTGATACAGACGGAAGAACGATTCTCGCTGCTTGCAATGGGCAAGTTCTATTGATAAACGACAAGATAAATGTAGAGCCTATAATGGAAGTTGAAGGCGTAAATATAAAAACCGGAAACATAACTTTCTTGGGAACTGTAGTTGTAAGTGGCAATGTCGAAGATGGCTACGACATAAAAGCGAGTGGAAACATAGAAATAAACGGTGCAGTCGGAGCAAGCCGTTTGGAAAGCGATGGAGATATAATCGTAAGCCAAGGCGTTGTAGGTCGTGATGAATGCGAAATAAAATGTGGTGGTTCGCTTTGGGCGAAATTCATTCAAAATTCAAAAGTTGAAGTAGAAGAAAATATCATCGTAAACGATTCCATAATGAATAGCGAAGTTTCGGCACAGAAGAGAATTATTCTACAAGGAAAACGTGCTCAGATTACAGGTGGTCATCTTTTTGCAACGGAAACTGTTTTGGCAAAAAATATAGGTTCTGCTGGTGGTGGTACAGAAACTATCATAGAAGTTGGAGTCGACCCGAGGTCAAAACGTCGTTTGGCAGAACTGCTTGAAATGCAGGCAAACAATCTAAAAGAACTTGAAGGTCTAGATTTAAATATTCAAACTTTGGAAAATACAAAAAAGATAAGAAAAGTCCTTCCAAGCGATAAAGAAGAAAACCTTAAAAAATTCACGCTTAGAAAAAATGAGATTAAAAACGAAAACGATACTTTCAATAAAGAAATTGAATCTATACAGGCACATCTTAGAGAACTCAAAAATATTGGAAAAGTCTACGCTTCTGGAACTGTATATTCTGGAGTAAAGATTTTTGTCCGCGATGAAAAAGATGAAGTGCGGGCGGATGTTAAAAACGTTACGTTCTACTATGAAGAAGGCTTTGTTCGCAGAGGAAAATACGAACAGCCGACATTTGACGATGTAAAGGGACCGGATGGCTATTCAACCAATTGA
- a CDS encoding V-type ATP synthase subunit E has product MDTHVEELIDRIKKDGVAVAENSASEKIAQAQKEAEQIVQNAKDEADKILKRAKEETQRMEKASEDAVKQAGRNLLLSFKDSITKELTALVGSEISTAYSKDLLAKLLPEVIKEWVKNTSAQDVSVLLNEKDLKEVESNLKSALKAEIAQGLTLKADAGVSKGFRIGIKDGEAFYDYSAEAVAELFSAYLNPRVSALMKEAAK; this is encoded by the coding sequence ATGGACACCCACGTTGAAGAACTGATTGATAGGATCAAAAAAGATGGCGTAGCCGTTGCCGAAAACTCTGCTTCTGAAAAAATTGCACAGGCTCAAAAAGAAGCTGAACAGATTGTTCAAAATGCAAAAGACGAAGCGGATAAAATTCTCAAACGGGCAAAAGAAGAAACACAACGCATGGAAAAGGCAAGCGAAGATGCCGTAAAACAAGCTGGAAGAAATCTCCTGCTTTCATTCAAAGACAGTATAACAAAAGAGTTGACTGCCCTTGTTGGCTCAGAAATTTCTACTGCCTATTCAAAAGATTTACTTGCTAAACTCTTGCCGGAAGTGATTAAAGAATGGGTAAAAAATACTTCCGCACAGGATGTTTCGGTTCTTTTAAACGAAAAAGACCTTAAAGAAGTTGAATCGAATCTCAAATCTGCTCTAAAGGCAGAAATTGCCCAGGGGCTTACTTTAAAAGCAGATGCTGGAGTTTCTAAAGGATTCCGTATCGGTATAAAAGACGGCGAAGCGTTCTACGATTATTCTGCAGAAGCAGTAGCGGAACTTTTTAGTGCATATTTAAATCCAAGAGTAAGTGCTCTTATGAAAGAGGCGGCTAAATAA
- a CDS encoding MinD/ParA family protein → MEDQAEELRELMGNSSSPQKTEKKSAETEHKTRIIAVTSGKGGVGKTNMAVNMAIAYAQLGKKVILIDGDLGMANVNVLLNVVPQYNLMQVINRQKTMSEIILDTEVGIKFIAGANGFSKIANLSVEELDYFAKQFAQLGNADIIIIDTGAGIANNVLQFVAAADEVYVVTTPEPTAITDAYGMIKIITTELGERNINIKLLVNRVHSAEEGKKISDRIITIVGQFLNYKIDYIGFVYDDSVVAASVIRQKPFMIVNPTSKPAQCIKHIVGRIEKTDIASSEGVSSFLRKFLRKK, encoded by the coding sequence ATGGAAGATCAAGCAGAAGAATTGCGTGAATTGATGGGAAATTCATCTTCTCCTCAAAAAACAGAAAAAAAGTCCGCTGAAACGGAACATAAAACAAGAATAATCGCAGTAACAAGCGGAAAAGGCGGCGTTGGAAAAACAAATATGGCCGTAAATATGGCAATCGCTTACGCTCAACTTGGAAAAAAAGTCATATTGATTGACGGCGATTTAGGAATGGCAAACGTAAATGTACTATTAAATGTTGTTCCGCAGTACAATCTTATGCAGGTTATAAATCGACAAAAAACTATGTCGGAAATAATTTTGGACACAGAAGTTGGAATAAAGTTCATAGCAGGAGCAAACGGCTTTTCAAAAATTGCAAATCTTTCTGTTGAAGAACTCGATTATTTTGCAAAACAATTTGCTCAGTTAGGAAACGCAGACATAATCATAATAGATACTGGAGCAGGAATTGCAAACAATGTGCTTCAATTTGTTGCAGCAGCGGACGAGGTTTATGTTGTTACAACTCCAGAGCCAACTGCAATAACTGACGCTTACGGAATGATAAAAATCATAACAACCGAATTAGGCGAAAGAAACATAAATATAAAACTTCTGGTCAATAGAGTTCATTCTGCAGAAGAAGGTAAAAAAATTTCAGACAGGATAATAACAATCGTAGGACAATTCTTAAATTACAAAATTGACTACATAGGTTTTGTCTATGACGACTCTGTAGTTGCGGCTTCTGTAATTCGGCAAAAGCCATTTATGATTGTAAATCCAACTTCAAAGCCAGCGCAGTGCATAAAGCACATAGTTGGCAGGATAGAAAAAACGGACATCGCTTCAAGCGAAGGCGTTTCAAGCTTTTTACGCAAATTTTTAAGGAAAAAATAG
- the whiG gene encoding RNA polymerase sigma factor WhiG has product MDAEQTPIINDECEDKLWIELKKTKSPQVREKLIRQYMPLVKYVAGKVSVGLPASMEFDDLVGFGQFGLLDAINKYDPEKGVKFKTYAVTRIRGAIFDEMRQLDWVPRSVRQKSREIEDTISELESKLGRTATDSEIAKEMNLSEEEYHQTIMKVSASSIISLNDVWNSGDEGDHISLGDMIESPASLNPDVQVEREEIRKVIIQAINELPEKEKMVIVLYYHEDLTFKEIGQVLEVSESRISQLHTKANLRLRARLTNFRKGIM; this is encoded by the coding sequence ATGGACGCTGAACAGACTCCTATAATAAATGACGAATGCGAAGATAAACTTTGGATTGAATTGAAAAAGACAAAGTCTCCTCAGGTGCGCGAAAAACTGATAAGGCAGTATATGCCGTTGGTAAAATATGTAGCAGGAAAGGTTTCTGTTGGTCTTCCTGCAAGCATGGAGTTTGATGACTTAGTGGGGTTTGGGCAGTTTGGACTTTTGGATGCGATAAATAAATATGATCCTGAAAAAGGTGTAAAATTTAAAACCTATGCGGTAACCAGAATTCGAGGCGCAATCTTTGATGAAATGCGTCAACTTGATTGGGTTCCTCGTTCAGTTAGGCAAAAATCCAGAGAAATAGAAGATACGATAAGCGAACTTGAATCAAAACTTGGGCGAACGGCAACAGATTCTGAAATTGCAAAAGAGATGAATCTTTCCGAAGAAGAATATCATCAGACGATAATGAAAGTAAGTGCGTCCAGTATAATATCGCTCAACGATGTTTGGAATTCTGGAGATGAAGGCGATCACATTTCTTTAGGAGACATGATTGAATCTCCTGCAAGCCTAAATCCAGATGTTCAAGTTGAGCGAGAAGAGATACGAAAAGTCATAATTCAGGCTATAAACGAATTGCCAGAAAAAGAAAAAATGGTAATCGTCCTTTACTACCACGAAGATTTGACTTTTAAAGAAATAGGGCAGGTTCTTGAGGTAAGCGAATCTAGAATTTCACAGCTACACACAAAAGCGAATTTAAGGCTGCGTGCAAGGCTTACAAATTTTAGAAAAGGCATAATGTAA
- a CDS encoding DUF2764 family protein, with translation MSNQYYLLAQLPSFSVTDEKSVLPITEEYFYDLCSRFLDEKSLNRLKNLSLLPDRTKTATGSVFLDRWYEGERNLRLALAQIRALSMNKRFKAENESISPDVIQAARTATGMDNPLAAERFLNQYRLNLLDNIRPSDDFSIDAVYFYGLRLKLALRMKKFDAEKGMSSYHKIYDSILRGDE, from the coding sequence GTGAGTAATCAGTATTATCTTTTGGCACAACTCCCATCTTTTTCGGTTACCGATGAAAAATCAGTTTTGCCAATAACAGAAGAATACTTTTATGACCTCTGCTCTCGCTTTCTCGATGAAAAAAGCCTAAATCGTTTAAAAAATCTTTCTCTCTTGCCGGATAGAACAAAAACTGCAACAGGTTCTGTTTTTCTTGATCGGTGGTACGAAGGTGAAAGAAATCTACGTTTGGCTTTGGCTCAAATTCGTGCACTTTCTATGAACAAGAGATTTAAAGCTGAAAACGAAAGCATTTCGCCTGATGTGATTCAGGCGGCTCGAACTGCAACTGGTATGGATAATCCACTTGCAGCGGAGCGCTTTTTAAATCAGTACAGATTGAATCTGCTCGATAACATTCGTCCTAGCGATGATTTTTCAATCGATGCCGTTTATTTTTACGGACTTCGCTTAAAACTCGCACTGAGAATGAAAAAATTTGACGCAGAAAAAGGTATGTCTTCTTATCATAAAATATATGACAGCATCCTTAGAGGAGATGAATAA
- a CDS encoding flagellar biosynthesis protein FlhA, whose amino-acid sequence MANRITNILNQISNHAIAAAAVLIVLMLIMPVTGAFLDFLMIINVAVALIILLVVLYTPKASDLSSFPRVILFSTIYGLALNVCSTRFILSTGYVGFEKFSGNMIKSFANIVAGRQPIVGFVIFVILIIIQVVVITKGATRVSEVAARFALDSMNSKMFAVDSELNSGSITDEQAREKKASIQRESDFYSAMDGSSKFVSGNVKAGIFITAINLVGGVIYAMLAKDMSWQSAINTFPQLTIGDGLLSQLPSLLLSVATGILVTGSNSNEVLGEEIKKQFNVSGSVYIISGVILVLMSLIFRTTPFLIVSLIAIGALLIYFGYSMIKKQRVSFAKKLEEEANAKSKNQTGQNPEDVSPVVPLDALCLELGVALLDLVNKEKGAELLERITRIRREAALDLGLVVPPIRIRDNLTLDPQEYSFKIRGIEAGRSKLKMGYYLCLNTGNVLEEIKGEPTKDPAFGIPAIWVSEDRRLEAEKNNYSVIDPPTIIATHMTEIIRSNAAQILGRQEVSAIIKKIKETNPVVVEEVMETYKYTYGEIEKILQGLLKEQVSIRNIVTILETLANYGNMPHTPYILIEKVREALGLQICLQYVDPSDPEKKLSVVQLSQSWSQKIIDHASFSNDGSDPVLAFDPVDSRNFRKAVSLSIASLRERNFVPVILCPTSEVRQLVHSTIEREMPGTVVLSLNEVIAAGSNVNIEILGEISE is encoded by the coding sequence GTGGCTAACCGTATCACAAATATTTTAAATCAAATCTCAAATCATGCGATTGCAGCCGCGGCAGTTTTAATAGTTTTAATGCTTATCATGCCTGTTACTGGTGCTTTCCTTGATTTTTTGATGATAATAAATGTTGCCGTAGCACTCATCATTTTGTTAGTCGTTCTTTATACTCCAAAAGCTTCTGATTTATCTTCTTTTCCCAGAGTTATACTTTTTTCTACAATCTACGGACTTGCCTTAAATGTCTGTTCCACTCGCTTTATTTTGTCTACTGGCTATGTCGGTTTTGAAAAATTTAGTGGAAATATGATTAAGTCTTTTGCAAATATTGTCGCAGGCAGACAACCGATTGTGGGTTTTGTAATCTTTGTGATTTTGATAATAATTCAGGTTGTAGTAATCACAAAAGGTGCTACTCGAGTTTCGGAAGTTGCAGCAAGGTTTGCCCTTGATTCTATGAATTCAAAGATGTTTGCAGTTGATTCAGAACTCAATTCAGGTTCGATAACAGATGAGCAGGCACGAGAAAAAAAAGCTTCAATTCAGAGAGAAAGCGACTTTTATTCAGCAATGGACGGATCTTCAAAATTCGTAAGCGGTAACGTAAAGGCCGGAATCTTCATCACCGCTATAAATCTAGTTGGTGGAGTTATTTATGCGATGCTTGCAAAGGATATGAGCTGGCAATCTGCGATAAATACTTTTCCCCAGCTTACGATTGGAGACGGACTTTTAAGCCAGTTGCCGTCGTTGTTGCTTTCTGTTGCTACAGGTATTTTGGTTACAGGTAGTAATTCCAACGAAGTTTTAGGAGAAGAGATAAAGAAGCAGTTCAACGTAAGCGGTTCTGTATACATAATCTCTGGCGTTATCTTGGTTTTGATGAGTTTAATCTTTAGAACCACACCATTTTTAATTGTTTCGCTGATTGCTATCGGCGCTCTTTTAATCTATTTTGGCTATTCGATGATAAAAAAGCAAAGGGTGAGTTTCGCAAAAAAATTGGAAGAAGAAGCAAATGCAAAATCAAAAAATCAGACTGGGCAAAATCCAGAAGATGTAAGCCCTGTTGTTCCTCTGGACGCTTTGTGCCTTGAACTTGGAGTTGCACTTTTAGATTTAGTAAATAAAGAAAAAGGCGCTGAACTTCTTGAACGCATAACGCGCATAAGGCGAGAAGCAGCTTTGGATTTGGGACTTGTCGTTCCTCCAATAAGAATACGCGACAACCTTACTTTAGATCCGCAAGAATACAGTTTTAAAATTCGAGGAATAGAAGCTGGTCGTTCAAAGTTAAAGATGGGATATTATTTGTGCCTAAATACTGGAAATGTTTTGGAAGAGATAAAAGGAGAGCCTACAAAAGATCCTGCATTTGGAATACCTGCGATTTGGGTTTCGGAAGACAGAAGGCTTGAAGCGGAAAAAAATAATTATTCTGTAATAGACCCACCAACCATAATAGCAACGCACATGACAGAAATCATTCGCTCTAATGCTGCACAAATTTTGGGCAGGCAGGAAGTTTCTGCAATCATCAAAAAAATCAAAGAAACGAATCCTGTTGTTGTGGAAGAAGTTATGGAAACCTACAAATACACTTATGGCGAGATAGAAAAGATTTTGCAGGGACTTTTAAAAGAGCAGGTTTCAATCAGAAATATAGTTACAATCCTAGAAACGCTTGCAAATTACGGCAATATGCCGCATACGCCTTACATTCTGATAGAAAAAGTGCGTGAGGCGCTGGGACTTCAGATTTGTCTTCAATATGTGGATCCTTCAGACCCAGAAAAGAAATTGAGTGTTGTTCAATTAAGTCAAAGCTGGTCTCAAAAGATAATCGACCATGCGAGTTTTTCAAATGACGGCTCTGATCCTGTTTTAGCTTTTGATCCTGTAGATTCCAGAAATTTTAGAAAGGCAGTTAGTTTAAGCATAGCATCTTTACGAGAGCGAAATTTTGTGCCTGTAATTTTGTGTCCTACATCAGAAGTTCGCCAACTTGTGCATAGCACAATAGAAAGGGAAATGCCAGGAACGGTCGTACTTTCTCTTAATGAAGTTATTGCAGCAGGAAGCAATGTAAATATCGAAATTTTAGGAGAGATAAGTGAATAA
- a CDS encoding V-type ATP synthase subunit A — protein MTDTKGKVVGINGNMVSVEFDGNISMNEVAYVKVDDSRLKSEVIRIRGNTAQLQVYEMTKGISTGDEVDFTGDLLSAELGPGLLGQVYDGLQNPLPLLAEQAGWFLERGIYVDPLAKTKKWAFTPVAKEGDVVKAGECVGTVPEGPFTHKIFVPFYLLGSYTVKSIKAAGDYSIEDKIAVLEDEKGKKIEIGLSFKWPVKRAINCYEERLAPTETMVTKVRLIDTFFPVARGGTYCIPGPFGAGKTVLQHTTSKYADVDIVIIAACGERAGEVVETLTEFPELKDPKTGKSLMERTIIICNTSSMPVASREASVYTSVTIAEYYRQMGLNVLLLADSTSRWAQALREMSGRLEEIPGEEAFPAYMESYIAAFYERAGQVRLPDGSVGSVTIGGTVSPAGGNFEEPVTQATLKVVGAFHGLSRARSDARKYPAIDPIQSWSKYHGVIDSKKVDFCFDIMKKGVDVGSMMKVVGEEGTSLEDYLFYLKEEMLDAVYFQQNSFDGVDANATVERQKYDLDKIIKVLGSDFALSDKDEARTYFNQLRQKFLDWNYSEMASDSFKNIEKEIDELYSAKSGKLTPEAQSLLNA, from the coding sequence ATGACGGATACAAAAGGAAAGGTAGTCGGAATTAATGGAAACATGGTTTCCGTCGAATTTGATGGAAATATCTCCATGAATGAAGTTGCCTATGTAAAAGTTGATGATTCAAGACTTAAAAGTGAAGTAATCCGTATTCGTGGAAATACAGCACAACTTCAAGTCTATGAAATGACAAAAGGAATCAGTACAGGAGATGAGGTAGATTTTACAGGCGATCTTCTTTCTGCAGAACTTGGACCTGGTCTTTTAGGACAGGTTTACGATGGATTGCAGAATCCTCTTCCATTACTTGCAGAACAGGCTGGCTGGTTTCTTGAAAGAGGTATATATGTAGATCCTCTTGCTAAAACTAAAAAATGGGCTTTTACACCAGTTGCAAAAGAAGGCGATGTTGTAAAAGCTGGCGAATGTGTGGGAACAGTTCCAGAAGGACCTTTTACTCATAAGATATTTGTTCCTTTCTATTTGCTTGGTTCTTACACTGTAAAATCTATAAAAGCAGCAGGCGATTACTCTATTGAAGACAAGATTGCAGTCCTTGAAGACGAAAAAGGAAAAAAGATTGAAATCGGTCTTTCTTTTAAATGGCCTGTAAAAAGAGCAATAAATTGCTACGAAGAGCGCCTTGCACCTACTGAAACTATGGTTACAAAGGTTCGTCTTATAGACACATTCTTCCCGGTTGCAAGAGGTGGAACATATTGTATTCCAGGCCCTTTCGGTGCAGGAAAAACCGTATTACAGCACACAACATCAAAATATGCTGATGTTGACATCGTAATTATTGCAGCCTGCGGAGAGCGTGCTGGTGAAGTTGTTGAAACTTTGACAGAGTTCCCAGAATTGAAAGATCCAAAAACTGGCAAATCTTTGATGGAACGCACAATCATAATCTGTAATACATCTTCTATGCCTGTCGCTTCCCGAGAAGCTTCTGTATACACTTCTGTAACGATTGCAGAATACTACAGACAGATGGGATTAAATGTTTTGCTTCTTGCAGATTCAACTTCTCGTTGGGCACAGGCCTTGCGCGAAATGTCTGGTCGTCTTGAAGAGATTCCTGGAGAAGAAGCATTCCCTGCATACATGGAATCATACATTGCTGCTTTCTATGAAAGAGCAGGTCAGGTTAGACTTCCAGATGGAAGTGTTGGTTCTGTAACCATTGGTGGTACTGTAAGTCCTGCTGGTGGTAACTTTGAAGAGCCTGTAACTCAGGCAACTCTTAAAGTTGTAGGTGCTTTCCATGGACTTTCTCGTGCTCGCTCTGACGCAAGAAAATATCCTGCAATTGACCCTATTCAATCTTGGTCAAAATATCACGGTGTAATCGATTCTAAAAAAGTTGATTTCTGTTTTGATATAATGAAAAAAGGTGTTGATGTAGGCTCTATGATGAAGGTAGTTGGAGAAGAAGGAACCTCTCTCGAAGACTATCTGTTCTATCTAAAAGAAGAAATGCTTGACGCTGTTTATTTCCAGCAAAACTCATTTGATGGAGTTGATGCAAATGCGACAGTTGAACGCCAGAAGTACGATTTGGACAAAATCATAAAAGTTTTGGGCTCTGATTTTGCTCTTTCTGACAAAGATGAAGCGAGAACTTATTTTAATCAGTTGCGTCAAAAGTTCTTGGACTGGAACTATTCAGAAATGGCTAGTGATTCGTTTAAGAATATTGAAAAAGAAATAGACGAACTCTATTCAGCAAAAAGTGGAAAGCTTACACCTGAAGCTCAATCACTTTTAAATGCATAA
- a CDS encoding V-type ATP synthase subunit B, with protein sequence MNKVYSKIESITGSVITVKADGVKYNELAEITTRFGKSLAEVNKIDGNIVSLQVFAGGRGVSTGDQIRFLGHDMKVSFGDDLLGRIFNGSGEPRDNGPSLTENMVPIGGPSVNPSKRILAERMMRTNIPMIDMFNTLVVSQKLPIFSISGEPYNQLLARIAMQAEADVIILGGMGLKYDDFLFFKKTLEEGGSLSKTVMFIHTAADPTVECMKIPDMSLAVAEQFALQDKDVLVLLTDMTSFADSMKEIAITQEQVPSNRGYPGDLYSQLASRYEKAVDFKGSGSVTVLAVTTMPGDDVTHPVPDNTGYITEGQYYLKGGRIEPFGSLSRLKQNVNGKTRKDHRTLMDAMIRLYSSYKDTLEKKSMGFMMSKWDEKLLRYGERFEKEMMDLSVNISLEGALDLGWKILAECFEKDETGIKSELISEFWPTK encoded by the coding sequence ATGAACAAAGTATACAGCAAGATTGAATCGATAACTGGTTCCGTAATAACCGTAAAGGCTGATGGAGTAAAGTACAACGAACTTGCCGAAATAACGACTCGTTTTGGAAAATCTCTTGCAGAAGTCAATAAAATTGATGGAAACATAGTTTCTTTGCAGGTTTTTGCAGGCGGTAGAGGTGTTTCGACTGGGGATCAGATTCGCTTTTTAGGTCATGATATGAAAGTTTCTTTTGGAGACGATTTGCTTGGTCGTATTTTTAACGGTTCTGGGGAACCTAGAGATAACGGTCCTTCGCTTACAGAAAATATGGTTCCGATTGGAGGACCTTCTGTAAACCCTTCAAAGAGAATCTTGGCAGAAAGAATGATGAGAACAAATATTCCTATGATCGATATGTTTAATACACTCGTTGTTTCTCAAAAACTTCCTATTTTCTCAATTTCTGGCGAACCTTACAACCAGTTGCTTGCAAGAATTGCTATGCAGGCGGAAGCTGATGTTATAATTCTTGGTGGAATGGGACTCAAATACGATGACTTTTTGTTCTTTAAGAAAACACTAGAAGAAGGTGGTTCTTTAAGTAAAACCGTAATGTTCATTCACACTGCGGCAGATCCTACAGTAGAATGTATGAAAATTCCTGATATGTCACTCGCTGTTGCAGAACAATTTGCGTTGCAGGATAAAGACGTTTTGGTATTGCTTACCGATATGACTTCTTTTGCAGATAGCATGAAAGAAATTGCAATTACACAGGAGCAAGTTCCTTCAAACCGTGGTTATCCTGGAGATCTCTATTCACAATTGGCATCTCGCTACGAAAAAGCTGTAGACTTTAAGGGTAGCGGTTCTGTAACTGTTTTGGCAGTAACTACAATGCCAGGCGATGATGTAACTCACCCGGTTCCAGACAACACAGGATATATTACAGAAGGTCAGTATTATTTAAAGGGTGGAAGAATCGAGCCTTTTGGTTCACTTTCGCGCTTAAAGCAGAACGTAAACGGCAAGACAAGAAAAGATCATAGAACTTTGATGGATGCTATGATTCGTCTTTATTCATCTTATAAAGATACTTTGGAAAAAAAGTCCATGGGGTTTATGATGTCAAAGTGGGACGAAAAGTTGCTTAGATACGGAGAACGCTTTGAAAAAGAAATGATGGACTTGTCTGTCAACATCTCCCTTGAAGGAGCTCTTGACTTGGGTTGGAAAATCCTTGCCGAATGTTTTGAAAAGGATGAAACTGGAATTAAATCTGAATTGATTTCAGAATTCTGGCCTACAAAGTAA